The genomic window CATGCGACAAGGTCCGCCCAGGACGCCCGACCTCAACAAGGAAGCCTCCATGCCCCGCACCCGCCCGGCCTTGAGCAAGACCCGGCCCCGCCTGCGCATCCACGCGATCGAGCGCCTGGAGGCGCGGATTAATCGGTCGGCCTTCGCCGAGCCGGTGATGCTCTCGAGCGTCGCCGGGACGCTCGAGGTGACGCTCGACGCCCACCGGTCGAGCCAGGTCATCGAGGTCGCCCAGCCCGGCAACCCCATGGCGCCCGGCGTGCCGACGCTCGTGGACGGCTTCATGACCTACGCCTGGACCCTGGAGCGCGGGTCGTCCAGCGACGGGAAGGCCAGCGGCGACGGCTACCCGTCGCCGACGCTCAAGGTCAACCCGGGCGACACGCTCATCATCCACCTGGAGAACGACCTCGGGGACCAGCCCACCAACCTGCACACCCACGGGCTGGACATCTCCCCGTCCGGCAACAGCGACAACGTCCTGCTCGACGTGCCCCCCGGGATGTCCAACACCTACACCTATCAGATCCCCGCGGACGAGGCCCCGGGGATGGATTGGTACCACCCCCACCGCCACGAGCACGTCGAGGAGCAGGTCTACCGGGGCCTGGCCGGGGTCCTGATCATCGGCCAGGCCGACAGCGAGATCCAGCAGGTCCAGGACCTCCCCACGCGGATCATGGACGTCCAGCTCCAGCGCATCGAGGCCGACCCCGCCACCGGGCGTCCCACGCTCCAGTTCCCGCTGCCCGTGACGGACTTCGCCCACTCGCAGTACACCGTCAACGGCCAGTACATGCCCGACCTCCAGATGACCGGCCCCTACGAGAAATTCGCGACCCTCTCGCTCGACCCCCACGACCTGACGCGGACGTACATCCCCCCCTCGAACGACCCGAGCACCTGGAACTTCAGCGACCCGGCCAACCAGGCGGCCTACTACGTCGCCCAGGACAGCAACGCGTTCCCCAGGACCGTCCTCAAGACCCGGGCGGCCCAGGCCCCCGGCAAGCGGATCGTCGAGATCGACTCGGCCCCGGCCGACGGCGTCACCAAGTACTTCGCGATCACCGGCATCATCCCGGCCGGGAACCTCGACCGGATGTATACGCAGCCGCTGATCCGCCTCCACGGCACCGGCCAGGGGGGCGACCCGCAGCGATGGAACGACGTGGCGCTGACCAGCCCCTCGCCCTTCGTCGACCTGTCCGACATGCCGGTCGCGCAGGAGCGGTACGTCGTCTTCTCGTCCGACTTCTCGTCGAGCACGCCGCGGTTCCTCGTCAACGGCGAGACCTTCCCGAATAACCCGGTCTTCCAGCCGCAGCTCGGGACGGTCGAGGAGTGGACGATCGTCAACAAGGATCCGGTCCCCCACCCGCTCCACATCCACATGCACGCCTTCCAGGCGATGCCGGGCTCGGGGACGGTGACCCTCCCCGACGGCTCGAGCTACCCCTACGACCCGGCTCTGCCGCACCCCTACGACCAGGACGTCTTCTACATCGAGCCCCAGTCGGCCGTCCGCATCCGGATCAAGTGGGACGACTACCTCGGCGAGGCCGTGCTCCACTGCCACAACCTGGAGCACGAGGACATGGGGATGATGTCGCTCCTGAACGTCATCCCCGCGCAGCCGCTGGCGGCGGCGGCCCCCGGGCCGGGCGGCTCGACGGCCCAGTTCTTCCGGCTCGACGCCAACGGCCAGCCGGTCGGGTCCGCGGTGGCCTCGGTGGCCCCGTTCGGCCCGAACTATCGCGGCGGCATGACCGTGGCCATGGCCGACGTCAACCGCGACGGCGTCCCCGACGCCATCTTCGGCGGGATCGGCCGGGTCGTCGTCCGCGACGGCGCCTCGAACTTCACCAGGACCCTCGCCGACTTCCGCCCCCGGGGCCGGGCCTTCCGCGGCGCGCTCAACGTGG from Aquisphaera giovannonii includes these protein-coding regions:
- a CDS encoding multicopper oxidase domain-containing protein; translation: MPRTRPALSKTRPRLRIHAIERLEARINRSAFAEPVMLSSVAGTLEVTLDAHRSSQVIEVAQPGNPMAPGVPTLVDGFMTYAWTLERGSSSDGKASGDGYPSPTLKVNPGDTLIIHLENDLGDQPTNLHTHGLDISPSGNSDNVLLDVPPGMSNTYTYQIPADEAPGMDWYHPHRHEHVEEQVYRGLAGVLIIGQADSEIQQVQDLPTRIMDVQLQRIEADPATGRPTLQFPLPVTDFAHSQYTVNGQYMPDLQMTGPYEKFATLSLDPHDLTRTYIPPSNDPSTWNFSDPANQAAYYVAQDSNAFPRTVLKTRAAQAPGKRIVEIDSAPADGVTKYFAITGIIPAGNLDRMYTQPLIRLHGTGQGGDPQRWNDVALTSPSPFVDLSDMPVAQERYVVFSSDFSSSTPRFLVNGETFPNNPVFQPQLGTVEEWTIVNKDPVPHPLHIHMHAFQAMPGSGTVTLPDGSSYPYDPALPHPYDQDVFYIEPQSAVRIRIKWDDYLGEAVLHCHNLEHEDMGMMSLLNVIPAQPLAAAAPGPGGSTAQFFRLDANGQPVGSAVASVAPFGPNYRGGMTVAMADVNRDGVPDAIFGGIGRVVVRDGASNFTRTLADFRPRGRAFRGALNVAGGDLNGDLYGDIIIANAQGKPAVRAYSGRDGAAIAEFSPLGRGGRGGVSVAAADVDGSGRIRIVTAAGAGSAPRVQVWGWDLFTPIGRPPADPSRLGAPRLVTEFLAGPKSARGGLSVAAGYYDAASGGFPRIITASRGSDSTVTVWKMDTHMDAMAMAMADDSGAMSAAPMATDMAAGMPQPRVLARFRVPGHPGSRKGLAVGSINTPTGSLVTVAPDAKGPGMVQFFGPDSAGMPSLVGNVRLDGRGRGVRLGGS